The Nitrospinaceae bacterium genome window below encodes:
- the glyA1 gene encoding 2-amino-3-ketobutyrate CoA ligase: protein MEKYFNLNIQMDDQAEMAPHLKRNKIVSLLKKKFDFENSHLRLSPEKDSGLLSKCFNYNAPEQAKDLGIYPFFREIQETNGSEVTINDRKVLTVSTNNYLGLTQDPRVIQAGQEALARFGAGCTGSRFLNGTISLHNNLEKELSKFLGREDSIVMSTGFQANQGTIACLLGRKDIAFSDRENHASIYEGCAISPGQTVRYRHNDMDHLEYYLKKYSNVTGKLIITDSIFSMSGDIANLPEIVKLARDYRATVLVDEAHGLGVLGDQGKGVTNYYNLEKEIDIYVGTFSKSLGSIGGFVSGKAKVTEFIRHKASAFIFTAALPPASVAGVTKALQIMMSEPDRLKRLHENTSYVKKGFFDMGFQVNNNPVPIVPIKIGDEALTLLMNQMLFDDGVFAGVAVSPVVPPHNAMIRTSFTSCHNREDLDKILVSFNKLGKKLGIIPQ from the coding sequence ATGGAGAAGTATTTCAATCTAAATATCCAAATGGATGACCAGGCAGAGATGGCGCCTCATTTGAAGCGCAACAAAATTGTTTCCCTTCTCAAGAAAAAATTTGATTTTGAAAACTCCCATTTACGGCTTTCCCCTGAAAAAGACAGTGGTCTTCTTTCGAAATGTTTCAATTACAATGCTCCCGAACAGGCCAAAGACCTGGGCATTTATCCTTTTTTCCGAGAGATCCAGGAAACCAACGGTTCCGAGGTCACGATCAATGATAGAAAAGTCCTGACCGTTTCCACCAATAATTATCTGGGATTGACCCAGGATCCGCGAGTGATCCAGGCAGGGCAGGAGGCGCTTGCCCGATTTGGCGCCGGATGCACCGGAAGCCGTTTTTTGAACGGTACGATCAGTCTGCACAATAATTTGGAAAAGGAACTTTCCAAGTTTCTCGGTCGTGAAGATTCCATCGTGATGTCTACTGGTTTTCAGGCCAATCAAGGCACGATCGCTTGCCTCCTGGGAAGAAAGGACATTGCTTTTTCGGACCGGGAAAACCATGCCAGCATTTATGAAGGGTGCGCTATTTCCCCAGGGCAAACTGTCCGTTACAGGCATAACGACATGGATCACCTGGAGTATTATTTAAAAAAATACTCAAATGTCACCGGCAAGCTCATCATCACCGACAGCATATTCAGTATGAGCGGGGATATCGCCAATCTTCCTGAAATCGTCAAGCTGGCCAGGGACTACCGGGCTACAGTCTTGGTGGATGAAGCGCACGGTCTGGGAGTGTTGGGCGATCAGGGAAAAGGCGTGACCAATTACTATAATTTGGAAAAAGAAATTGATATTTATGTCGGAACTTTTTCAAAGAGCCTAGGGTCCATTGGGGGGTTTGTTTCCGGCAAGGCAAAAGTCACCGAGTTCATCCGTCATAAAGCATCCGCATTTATATTCACAGCGGCGTTGCCTCCGGCCTCGGTTGCGGGAGTCACAAAAGCCCTTCAGATTATGATGTCTGAACCAGACCGCCTCAAAAGACTCCATGAAAACACCTCTTATGTTAAAAAGGGATTTTTTGATATGGGATTCCAGGTAAACAATAACCCTGTGCCCATTGTTCCTATCAAAATAGGGGATGAAGCCCTGACTTTATTGATGAATCAAATGCTTTTTGATGATGGAGTATTTGCAGGTGTGGCGGTGTCCCCTGTTGTCCCTCCCCACAACGCCATGATCCGGACAAGTTTTACCTCATGCCACAATCGCGAAGATCTGGACAAGATTTTGGTGTCCTTTAACAAACTTGGAAAAAAACTGGGAATCATTCCCCAATAG
- a CDS encoding NAD-dependent epimerase, with translation MNQNATIDHSTVLVTGASGFIGSHLVDALLQRHCKVHCLVRRSSDLHWLDRTKVQLHFGNLIESFPLGDCLEQSDYVFHCAGLTRAKTREGYFQANAHACKVLYEKCAVQGKNLKRIVHISSLASVGPSLPDHPVDEDTPCKPLTYYGKSKLAGEKIAEQYSSSLPILILRPPVVYGPREVNFFTFIKGISKGWNLKMGSGERVLSLIYVADLVQAMLKAAITSTSSGGQTYFITDGQFYHWDAVVETTAKLLEARIRSIKIPDSLLGLLGLFMDFASIYLKTTPLLDSQRIIDIRQSTWTASSQRFFETFDFKPQYDLQKGLSETVDWNKKQLLL, from the coding sequence ATGAACCAAAATGCAACCATCGACCATTCCACCGTTTTAGTGACGGGGGCTTCAGGGTTTATCGGCAGTCACCTCGTCGATGCTTTGTTACAGCGTCATTGCAAGGTTCACTGTCTGGTCCGTCGAAGCAGCGACTTGCATTGGCTCGATCGGACAAAAGTGCAGCTGCATTTTGGAAATTTGATCGAGTCTTTTCCTCTTGGCGACTGCCTGGAACAATCAGACTACGTATTTCATTGCGCCGGCCTGACACGGGCGAAAACCAGAGAGGGTTATTTTCAGGCCAACGCCCATGCTTGCAAGGTCCTTTATGAAAAATGCGCTGTTCAGGGAAAGAACCTGAAACGAATCGTGCATATCAGCAGCCTGGCTTCAGTGGGTCCATCGTTGCCGGATCATCCGGTCGATGAAGACACCCCCTGCAAACCTCTCACCTATTATGGCAAGTCCAAGTTAGCTGGAGAGAAAATCGCCGAGCAATATTCATCGTCACTGCCGATCCTGATTCTTCGTCCACCCGTGGTCTATGGACCGAGAGAAGTAAATTTTTTTACTTTTATCAAAGGAATTTCCAAAGGCTGGAACTTGAAAATGGGAAGTGGTGAGCGTGTTCTTTCCCTGATATATGTTGCAGATCTTGTTCAGGCCATGCTTAAGGCCGCGATCACATCAACCTCCTCTGGGGGACAAACCTATTTCATCACCGATGGCCAGTTTTATCATTGGGATGCAGTGGTCGAAACCACCGCAAAGCTTTTGGAGGCACGCATCCGTTCAATTAAAATTCCTGACAGCTTATTGGGGTTATTGGGGCTCTTTATGGATTTTGCGTCCATTTATCTAAAAACGACCCCCTTGCTGGATAGCCAGAGGATCATAGATATCCGGCAGAGTACCTGGACCGCCTCATCTCAAAGGTTTTTTGAAACATTTGACTTTAAGCCCCAATATGATCTGCAAAAGGGGTTATCGGAAACCGTCGATTGGAATAAAAAACAGCTGCTATTGTAG
- a CDS encoding histidine kinase — MTQDKSKNNLDEADILLDEIGDYMSSPIFSVDHDSSVQEAAQTMHSSNVGSVLVKEYDDYVGIVTETDLSRKVVSKGLDPETTKVTKIMTKPLQTMDRFFPVEEANQFMHKNKIRHLAITENEKVVGMLSVKDLVGYYAKTSFKMQE; from the coding sequence ATGACCCAAGATAAGTCCAAAAATAATTTAGATGAAGCTGACATTCTGCTTGATGAGATCGGGGATTACATGAGTTCCCCTATATTCAGTGTTGATCACGATTCTTCTGTCCAGGAAGCGGCGCAAACCATGCATTCCAGCAATGTTGGTTCCGTCCTGGTCAAGGAATATGATGATTACGTTGGAATCGTAACCGAGACAGATTTATCCCGCAAAGTCGTCAGTAAGGGTTTGGACCCTGAGACCACTAAAGTCACTAAAATCATGACCAAACCCCTGCAAACCATGGACCGGTTTTTCCCGGTTGAAGAAGCGAACCAATTTATGCATAAAAACAAAATCCGTCATTTGGCCATTACCGAGAATGAAAAAGTGGTTGGTATGCTGTCAGTAAAAGATTTAGTGGGTTACTATGCTAAAACTTCCTTTAAAATGCAGGAGTGA
- a CDS encoding tRNA (uridine(34)/cytosine(34)/5-carboxymethylaminomethyluridine(34)-2'-O)-methyltransferase TrmL: MPHNLNIVLMEPKIPVNTGSIGRLCLATQSTLHLIEPLGFEINDRQLKRAGLDYWKFVQVQIHKNLETFFKSIPDESPKVFFSTKAQASYFEHQFEAGSYLFFGSETEGISEKLRNTWAHSLYRIPQYDDRVRSLNLANAVSIVVYEAIRQLGP; this comes from the coding sequence ATGCCTCATAATTTAAACATTGTTTTGATGGAGCCCAAGATCCCGGTAAACACCGGGTCGATTGGAAGGTTATGCCTGGCAACCCAAAGCACACTGCATTTGATTGAACCACTGGGGTTTGAAATCAACGACCGGCAACTCAAACGAGCCGGACTGGATTACTGGAAATTCGTTCAAGTACAGATCCATAAAAACCTGGAGACCTTTTTTAAATCCATCCCGGATGAATCTCCCAAGGTTTTTTTTTCAACAAAAGCGCAGGCCTCTTATTTTGAACATCAGTTTGAAGCCGGGTCTTATCTTTTTTTTGGCAGTGAGACAGAAGGAATTTCGGAGAAATTGAGGAACACCTGGGCACATAGCTTGTACCGAATCCCTCAGTACGATGACCGGGTTCGCTCGCTCAACCTGGCCAATGCGGTGAGCATCGTGGTTTATGAAGCCATCCGGCAACTGGGTCCGTAA